From the Lolium rigidum isolate FL_2022 chromosome 2, APGP_CSIRO_Lrig_0.1, whole genome shotgun sequence genome, one window contains:
- the LOC124693615 gene encoding two-component response regulator ORR23-like, protein MRTEERNGVAGAGRDQFPVGMRVLAVDDDPVCLKVLETLLRRCQYHVTTTNQAVIALRMLRENREMFDLVISDVHMPDMDGFKLLELVGLEMDLPVIMLSVNGETKTVMKGITHGACDYLLKPVRIEELRNIWQHVVRRKFSTRECVTLDTYEECNKPLSADSDYAYGQVTCGSPDQSGRPSKKRKEYHSEEEDEDEDSNGQDNDDPSAPKRPRVVWSVELHRKFVAAVNHLGIDKAVPKRILELMNVEKLTRENVASHLQKYRLYLRRLSAVASQQAGIVAALGGRDPFLRMDAFEGLQGYQAFTSPAALSSFSAHGLSSPRNNQAAVVIQGRSIHTGSVSSTTNNSIGDANKYHLSLQGNQHGKLAQGLATSLGQAQLQQKWMNEDNGDLSAILCGNSLVKGMPSTLRSVTSSTLLPQDQVECTQAKVAIQPSIRAPPASLELLEGAVGASSDPLESRVSQQGALPLCGFSGSRLPVHGPFNNNGATRLGDAFSASFRPTNDLTVARGSKVGASSFGGTIHLSPDTEQKYWSFGSGNSFRQKADESSADSLLDPKLVWSSSQLTSNVDAHHSMSQRSNNCSINIGHGARMFGQISANASPVVPQAKIDFLFSGDTSMARNASESSIPRLQTELSSSTCSFDGLLNSMIKVEKDDNAFGDDLGCDFYSLGACI, encoded by the exons ATGAGGACGGAGGAGAGGAACGGCGTGGCGGGGGCGGGGAGggaccagttccccgtcggcatgCGGGTCCTCGCCGTCGATGACGACCCCGTGTGCCTCAAGGTGCTcgagaccctcctgcgccgctgcCAGTATCATG TGACGACGACGAACCAGGCTGTTATCGCGCTCAGGATGCTGCGGGAGAACAGGGAGATGTTTGATCTAGTTATCAGTGATGTCCACATGCCAGACATGGACGGCTTTAAGCTTCTTGAGCTGGTGGGGCTTGAAATGGACCTCCCTGTCATTA TGTTATCGGTGAATGGAGAAACAAAGACTGTCATGAAAGGGATAACTCATGGTGCCTGTGACTATCTCCTAAAACCTGTCCGGATTGAAGAGCTTAGGAATATCTGGCAGCATGTTGTCAGGAGGAAATTCAGTACCCGTGAGTGTGTTACTCTTGATACCTACGAAGAGTGCAATAAGCCACTAAGTGCAGATTCTGACTATGCATACGGCCAAGTTACATGTGGGTCGCCCGACCAAAGTGGGAGGCCCAGCAAGAAGAGGAAGGAATACCAtagtgaggaggaagatgaagacgagGACAGCAATGGTCAAGACAACGATGACCCTTCAGCTCCAAAGAGGCCAAGAGTTGTTTGGTCAGTTGAACTGCATAGAAAATTTGTTGCTGCTGTCAACCATCTTGGAATTGACA AAGCTGTGCCAAAAAGAATACTTGAGCTCATGAATGTTGAGAAACTCACTAGGGAAAATGTTGCAAGTCACCTACAG AAATATAGGCTTTATCTCCGACGGTTAAGTGCTGTGGCATCACAACAAGCTGGCATCGTTGCTGCTTTGGGAGGCAGAGACCCCTTTCTGCGCATGGATGCATTTGAAGGGCTCCAGGGTTATCAAGCATTCACATCTCCTGCAGCTCTATCATCTTTCAGTGCACATGGGCTAAGTAGTCCTAGAAACAATCAGGCAGCAGTTGTGATACAGGGCAGATCAATTCATACTGGCAGTGTCAGTTCCACAACAAATAATTCCATTGGTGATGCAAATAAGTACCATCTTAGCCTACAAGGAAACCAGCATGGGAAACTGGCACAAGGTTTAGCCACATCGCTTGGGCAGGCCCAACTGCAACAGAAGTGGATGAATGAAGACAACGGTGATCTGTCCGCCATCCTTTGTGGCAATAGCCTGGTTAAAGGCATGCCTAGCACGCTCCGAAGTGTCACGAGCAGTACATTACTGCCTCAAGATCAAGTGGAGTGCACACAAGCCAAAGTAGCCATCCAGCCGTCAATTCGAGCTCCGCCTGCAAGTTTAGAACTTCTCGAAGGTGCCGTTGGAGCTTCTTCTGATCCATTGGAGTCTCGTGTATCCCAGCAGGGTGCTCTTCCTTTATGTGGATTTTCTGGGAGCAGGCTGCCAGTGCATGGTCCATTCAACAATAATGGTGCAACAAGATTGGGTGACGCATTCTCAGCAAGTTTCCGTCCAACAAATGACCTCACGGTAGCAAGAGGTAGCAAAGTGGGAGCCAGCTCTTTTGGTGGCACGATACATTTGTCTCCAGATACCGAGCAAAAGTACTGGAGCTTTGGAAGTGGGAACAGCTTTAGACAGAAGGCGGATGAAAGTAGTGCAGACAGTCTACTTGATCCAAAGCTTGTATGGAGTTCCTCTCAACTCACAAGCAATGTTGATGCTCATCATTCCATGAGCCAGAGGTCGAACAACTGCAGCATAAATATCGGTCACGGTGCCAGAATGTTTGGACAGATAAGTGCAAATGCTTCACCGGTTGTTCCACAAGCGAAGATTGATTTCCTCTTCTCAGGAGATACTTCGATGGCAAGGAATGCCTCGGAATCAAGCATTCCGAGGCTGCAGACCGAGCTCAGCTCTAGCACCTGCAGTTTTGACGGTCTTCTCAATTCCATGATCAAAGTG GAGAAGGACGACAATGCCTTTGGTGATGATCTGGGGTGTGACTTCTACTCGCTCGGGGCTTGCATATGA